The Candidatus Tanganyikabacteria bacterium genomic sequence GCAAGCGCCACGACACGATCGCCCGCAAGCTGGACGTCCCCGAGCCGGGCGCGGCCGAGGCCGAACCGCCGGGCCCTACCCCCGCGGAGATCATGGCCACGCTCCCCGACCGCTTCGACGCCGAATCCGCCCAGGCCGCCGGCGCCGCGGTCTCCTACCACATCGCCATCACGGCGCCCGAGCCGAGCGACTGGTCGATTTCCATCCAGGACGGCGAGCTGACGATCGAGCCCGGCAAGCCGCTCGCGCCGGACGCCACGCTGCTGCTCACCGCCCGCGACTGGGCCGCTCTGGTCGCCGGCGAGCTATCCGACAAGAGCGCCATCCTCACGGGCCGCATCAAGGTCCGCGGCTCCAAGCCCGAGGCCCTGCTGCTCAAGACCTACTTCCGCTTCGGGGCGTGAGGATCGGTGGCGCTACCCGAAAGACATCCCGCTCCGATGCGTCGCCAGTAGGGCCGGCCTCCGTGCCGGCCTGGGCAGAGCCACGCGAGCACCGCAGTCAGACACTCGGCGGCCTGCTCGCCAGCCGGGCGGCGAGCGGCGCGCCGGCCATCGTGACGCCCGGCGGCGGTGAACCGGAAGTCAGGGCCTGGCGCGACGTCGCGGCGGCAGCCCTGGGGGTTGCGGGCAGCCTGCGCGAGCGCGGGCTCGAACCTCTGGAGGCCGTGGCCCTCCGCAGCCGCGAGCCCGAGGCCGGCATGATCGCGGCGCTGGGCGTCTGGCTCGCGGGCGGCATCGCCGTCTTCCTGGATCCCGACGCGCCGGCCGACCATCAAGCGGCGCAACTCGCCCACGCCGAATGCCGGTTCGTGCTCGAAGA encodes the following:
- a CDS encoding AMP-binding protein: MPAWAEPREHRSQTLGGLLASRAASGAPAIVTPGGGEPEVRAWRDVAAAALGVAGSLRERGLEPLEAVALRSREPEAGMIAALGVWLAGGIAVFLDPDAPADHQAAQLAHAECRFVLEDADVPELAAGPPVVEPADQAPGDVACYAHVSPPGERPLLAVKLTHGALCAAGAGLAAALALSEGQRVACGWPA